The window AAGTGAGAACTTGCTGTTGGCCTTACTCCTGCACCAGTTGATCCAGTAATGGCGTTTATGTGAATCTCACTTCTTAATAGATTTTTTTTTGCTAAAGGTAATAAAGCTAATTGAACTGCTGTGGCAAAGCAGCCAGGGTTAGCAATATATTGAGCTTTTCGGATAATTTCTTTGTTCAATTCTGGTAGTCCATAAACGAACCCCCCTGCATTTTCCTTATGGCGAAAATCTATGGATAAATCTATGATTTTCAATTCAGTGTGAATTGTATGAGTTTCTATAAATTTTTTGCTGTCTCCATGTGCAGAACAAAGAAACAACACATCGATTTCATTCAGATCATATGAATCAGAAAATATTAAATCCATTTCTCCAATTAAACCCGTATGAATATCTATAATTTTATTCCTCGCATTACTATAGCTATGTACAAATATTATATTTACATTAGGATGATTTATTAACAGACGAATCAATTCACCTGCAGTATACCCACCTCCTCCGATTATTCCTACTTTCACCATATTATCCGGTTATTTTTTTAACTCTAAAAGAAAAATTATCTGAATGATTACTCAAACTTCAAATTTATTATTAATAGAATTGTTTCAAACCTCTTTATTTCATTTTCGTTTTTTAATTCGATTCATTTAGCATTAAGCTTATTTGCTTATTTATTTATCAAATCTGAAAATCTGTTGAATCAGATACATAAATTGTTTCCTTCTTCCAAGAAAAAGAATCAAATATTTCCAGAAGTCTCATATTTTTCAGTCCCATAAATTTTATTTCACAGCTTAAATATGCATTTTTCATTTGTCAAGTAAATTAATTTTGCTGGTACTTTCAAGGATTTTACTCTTTACTTATGTTTATATAATTTGCAAAGATTGCTTGTATTGGTTTTTCGTTGTTTTTTTAATAGTTAAGAGATTGGAATTGAAATTATTAAGTAATGACCCCAAGTTTTTGAGAATAAAATTGATGTAATATCAAAAAAGCAATTATGTCATTAACATTTGCATTTTTTCAGAAACTTATATCCTTATACATTTTTGAACTCTATTTTATTTCAAAGTCCAAACGTTGTTGCTTAAATAGCAATCATATCGCGTTTATTTGCAAGGTTTGCATAATCCCTTTGAAATATCATATCGCACAAATTCCATTTTACTTTTTAGATCAGTTATTGCTGTAGTTCCACTACCCATGAATGGAGCCAAAATTATATCTACTTATTTATCTCTAAAATCATGTTATTTTTATGTTTCCTGGGAGTTGATCAGTTTTAATCGGTAGTACAAATAAATAGCTTCCTTTGTTCGATTTGCAAGTTCAAGTTTTCATAGAAAACACTATATAGTAGTATATAAACCAAATTCTTTTTCAATACAATATACAATAGAAGAAAAGGAGCTTTTTTACATCATTCTTTTTGCAAGCTACCCAATTCATAAAATTTCTTCTTTTTAAAGCTTTGGATTTTATCTTTAAGAAGATCTCTATATGTTTGGATAGGTAGGTAGAGTACCTATTTGGTAACTTTTGTAGAAAGATTCTCCATGAGAAATATCTCTTAGAGAGCTTCTCTGTAAAAAAACTGTATTTCAAAATCATTATTCCAGTAATACTAAAAATCACTTCTTTCTATTCTTTTCCTGTATCATATGATATATCTTACTTGGAATAGCCATTATTTTTGTAAATCCTTTAATATCATCTGGTGTCCAAGCTTTATTGATTTCTCCATATTTACCAAAATTTGTTTTCATCAGATCAAAATCACTTTCTACACCTATTAATGTGTATTGATAAGGTCGTAGGCGGATGATTACTGTTCCTGTTACATTTCTTTGTGAGCTTTGCAGAAAAGATTCAATATCTCGCATTACTGGTTCAAGGTATTGAGCTTCATGTAAGAACATTCCATACCAATTCCCTAATTGATCCTTCCAATATTGTTGCCATTTGGTCAAAGTATGTTTTTCCAACATTCTGTGTGCATTGATGATCACTAAAGGGGCAGCTGCTTCAAATCCCACACGTCCTTTAATCCCAATAATTGTATCACCAACATGCATATCACGTCCAATAGCATAACGTGATGCTATGCACTCTATTTCTTGTATTGCTTTTACTTTGTCTTGATATTCTTTTCCATTAGCAGCTGATATTTCACCATGTTCATAAGAAATTTTTAAAATTTCTTCTCCTTGTTTTTGTAGTTGAGATGGATAGGCATTTTCTGGTAAAGTTTGTTCTGATCTTAATGTTTCCTTCCCTCCAATACTTGTTCCCCAAAGACCTTGATTTATGGAATACTCCATTTTGATAAAATCAGCCTCAAACCCATGCTGTTTCAAGTAATTGATTTCATATTCACGAGTAAGTACCATATCTCTTATTGGAGTGATAATGTTAATTCCTTGTGCTAATACATCAAAGGTCAGATCGAAACGAACTTGGTCATTCCCAGCTCCAGTACTTCCGTGAGCTACATAATCAGCTTTTATTTTTTTAGTGTAGTTAATTATAGCAATAGCTTGAAAAATGCGCTCTGAACTAACTGATATAGGATAAGTTGCACCACGAAGTACATTACCAAAAATCATATATTTAATGCCTTTTTCGTAGAATTCTTTAGTAATATCAAGATTTACATGCTTTTTTGCTCCCAATTTGTATGCACGTTTTTCCACTTTTTTCAAATCTTCTTCTGTAAATCCTCCTGTATTCGCTAAAGCAGTATACACCTCATAACCCAACTCTTGAGACAGGTACATGACACAAAAAGATGTGTCCAAACCGCCACTGTATGCCAAAACTACTTTTCGTTTCATTATTTCTTAATTATTTTTGTTGTTATGATTTTGTTTATAGTTTCAGCAACTACTCTTTTTGAGGGTCATATAACATAGCTGTACAAATACAATAGCGGCGGTTTGTTCGTTGTAAGATGTCGTAATTTACACATCCTTGGCATCCTCTCCAAAATGCTTCATCATCTGTTAGCTCAGCAAAAGTTACCGGTACATAACCTAAAGCTGTGTTGATTTTCATTACTGCTGCTCCAGAAGTTAACCCGAATAATTTGGCTTTAGGGTACTTTTCCTTTGATAGTATAAAAGATTTTTCCTTGATTTTTTTTGCTAATCCTTGTCCTCGAAATTTATCTATTACGATTAGTCCAGAATTAGCAACATATTGTTTATTCCCCCAACTTTCTATGTAACAAAAGCCAGCAAACTCACCATTTAGAAAAGCAATAACAGCTTTTCCTTCCCTTATTTTCTGTTCCAGATATCCAAGAGTACGTTTAGCAATACCTGTACCTCTTACTTTTGCCGCGTCTTCAATGGTTTTCAATATCGTCGGAACATATCTAATATGATTTTCATTAGCGATTAATATTTCGATTTCCCGATTCATTCATTGAGATGACAAAAATTATAGAGGACAAAAGTAAAAAAAAAGTAATAATTTGGGATATAAATGGAAATAAACACAATAAAAATTGTACTTGATCTACTCATAACAATGAGTAGATCAAAAGTTTATTCTATTGTAAATTCATACAGCAATTAAATCATCTTTAATAGATATATATTCACTTTAATACGAGAGTTTGTCAATTTGAATACTTTTTTGAAAGTTATTTTTATTTATATATCGGAATTACTTATTTCTTATCAACATTTATTGCAAAATCTAAAGAAAGAAAGAAAGAAAGAAAGAAAGAAAAAACAGTACTTCAGTATTTATATTGAACCTGTTTACAGGATTGGAACTTTTGTAGGATGGATGAAAGCTCTCATTGGGGTATTATGTAATAGTGATAGACGAATTATTATCGATATAAATATAACTTATGCATAGAGAGTGTGAAAACACGGGAATATGTATTATTCTGATTATTTATATTGACTGTCATGCCTGTTCTTAGTGAGGGACAGACAGATATTTCAAGCACATTAATTTTTTTCTCTGATTCAAGGATAAGTGGAAATGTTATCACTTTTATTGAAAAGTGGATTTTTCTTCTAATCCAAGTCATGGAAATTTCTCATATAAAGCAATTTAGGTTACCAGAATGGGAATAATAGGCAAGAGTTGAACAAAAAGATATCTCAATTGATTTAAAATCGATTTTAATTTGAGTCTTGGTAAAGGTTTTGATTATTCAGGTAGTTCTGTTTGTATTAAATCTTACAATCTAGGATATAATACTGAAAATAAAATCTTTGCTTGTATCAATCTTAATATTTTTTTGACGATAATGAAATAGAACAGTCCAGATATGGTTGCAAAAGTTGTAATTACATCTATTTACATATGTATTCATTTATCCTAGTGGAATTTTTTTGTCTTTGTATATACAGGAAGAATGGAATACAGAAAAGTAATTATTATAATGGTGGTTCTATTGATTATTCTATGCCTGATACCATCCCACTACTACCTTTGTTTAATCCGTGTTTTGGGGTATGGAAAATAAATAAAGGTGAATACTAAGTTTTATTCAAACTGTCTGAAATAGAGTAAAAACAACTTATCGGTTGGAAGCATTTAGATCAGAGAACAAAAATTGTAAGTGATAATTCTGTAAAGAGGTTAAAGAAGAGGGGATTATCATATGATAATTTTTATGAACTATGGATACAAATAAGTATGTATACAGAGGTGATTATTTTTTTCTTTATAGATATTGAGAATATCATTAATTCCACCAAAGTCTTATTACTTACTGAATTGGACTTATGAAAAATCTAATTTAGACTACAATAAATAGATAAGATTTGCTATGTTCAAAATAGCTACTATTTTTATAAACTGGGACATTTTTTCATAAAAGTATAGGTTATAAACTATGAAATTTGTTTAAAAGAGAAAAGAAACAATTCTGTTCTCTTTTTCTTCTTTAATATTTAATGCAATGGGATATACTTTCACTATCTGAGTTTGAAAAGGTCTTCCGTTAACCTATTAAGGAAGTCTATCCTTGGAATAGACTCCATCCAGTCAATATGCACCTTCCCCAAAATGTATTATGGACAACTTTAGCTTGTTTTTGTCCTAAATTGAGACAATTGAATGGCGACAAGTATAGTTTCATTTCTCCCTTCTCAAGCATTTTATTAAACTATAATATCCTACAATTATTGCTCATAATAACCCTTTATACAACTCTTATTTATGATAGCATAAATAATTACTGACTCTTTTCTTAAAGGAAAGAAGCTTACAGGAAGAGTCCCGAAGGTGAAAGTATTGTTTTGGGTTAAATGCGACAAATGAAATATCTCTGCCTGAAAACAGGCAGGCATTCCTTTCATATTGAATTCATTCAATGCTGTTTTCTAGGATTGTCTCCAACTGAATATATAGTATAGGGAGTAGTTTGGATATTGTCTCATCAGGAATAATTCTAATGGTGACATGAAAAATTACTTTGTCCCCTCCTCTGTATCCTCTTTTTAACTAGTAGCAAAGAGGACACGGAGGAGATTCCATGCAGACTTTAGATAAAATAGAAGAAAATTTAGAAAAAAATAGATGTCCAGCCGATATGAAAAAAATCACGACATTTTTTATTCGTTCAAAATTAATCGATTATTGGAGTTTTTAAGATGATTGGAATTCTACTCAAGCGCATCAACGATACAAAAGGGGATCGGAGAATTTATTTTGAATCATTGTTCTAAACGACTATTCGTCTATGACGCTTGCCTGGATAGGCAAGCCGATAGGATCAATGTTTGAGTATTTTAATTAGAGCAACTGAGGGTGTAGAGCTTATTAAGTTTGAGAACTAGGAACGAGCGTCCAGCATATCCTCAAAGGTACTTATAATACTGAACATTATTCAGCCGAAATTCAATCCGAATTGTGCACCCATTTCACTGACCATGTCAAGTGGATGTAATTGCTCTCCGAAGAAGGACGGTTAGTTAGCAAAAACATCCAAGAAACCGTATCGACGAGTAGCTGAACTGTCGCCTGGGAGAGTAAGATTTCTACTTTAATGCCTTTTATTTTTCCCCTTTTGCTATGCCGAATAATTTCGTATTTACACTCCTTTTCACAAAGAATAATCCTTCAAAGAAGGAATCTTTATAAAGATCATAGTAAAGTTTTAATCTTGACTTCTATATCATTTTTAGAAGTTCCGCCGATTTGTTTATCTACTAATTCTCCATTTTTAAAAAAAAGAAGAGTGGGAATGCTTCGTATGTTATATTTACTAGATAACTCTTCATTTTGATCCACATTCACTTTCCCGATAATAACTCTCTCTTTATACTCCGATGCAAGTTCTTCTATAATGGGAGCAATCATTCGACAAGGGGCACACCATTCCGCCCAAAAATCCACTATCAAAGGTTTGGTTGAAGCCAGTAATTCATTAAAGTTGTTGTCTGTAATTTGTATTGCCATACTTTTAAAGTAAAAAATCAACTAAATAATCTTTTTTATTAAAACTTTCATATTTTAATTAATTTCAAATTTTATTTTGTTTTCCTCCAAATATTGCACGAATTTTTTATCTATAAAGTATTTTCCATTTTCAGATTTTAACAGAATAGATATTTGTTTTTCTTCATTATTATCCTCCAATTCATAACCTTCTCTTATGTTGAAATATAAAGAGGTATTACCATGTTTATTTTTCGTCACAGATTCTAGGTCTCTTATGACTTTTTCGTTTAAACGGTGCAAAGGTAATAAAATTGTTATTTTTTGTACAACTATTTCATTTAAAAGTTGAATAGCTTTAATTTTAAAGCTTACATTCTTAGACAATTGAATGTTAGGCATGAATGCCCCAACTATATACAAAAACACATTGGGATGACCATATTTGCGGTATTTAATGTAATCTTTCCCAAATAAAGGAATTTCTCTGCTTCCTGTAAAATCTTCTAATTTAAGAATGCCAAAAGAACTTCCTGCTTTTGTATGTCCTTCTCTATAATTCGTTACCATTCCACCCAATATTAATTCTTGTCCACATTGAGTAATTTTAGCTTTTTCAAAATCATTTATTCTTAAAGTACATATATATTTTAGTATAAGATAATATTCGTCTAATGGATGTGATGAAACATAAACCCCCAATAAATCCTTCTCCTTATTTAGACGTTCAATATTGTTCCATTCATCTTTTAGAGGAATTTCTAGTTTGGCAATTCCCATTGGGTCGGAATTTCCAAACAGAGAACCGATATCAGAATTTTTATCCAATTGAAATTTGTTTCCGTAGCGAATAAGTGTTTCAATAAAAGTTTCTCCATTTGAATTTTCGGCGAAAAATTGTTCACGTTTTATTCCTATAAAACTATCAAAAGTCCCAGAGAGACTTAATGACTCAATACTTTTCTTATTACAAGCAGTAAGATTTATTCTTTCTATAAAATCAAAGATATTTTTGAAAGCTCCATTCTCTTCGCGTTCTTTTACAATAGTTTCAACGGCATTTTTCCCTACTCCTTTTATTCCGCCTAATCCAAAACGAATATGTCCTTCTTTATTTACCGTAAAATTCAATTCTGATTCGTTTATATCAGGCCCTAATACTCTAATCCCCATTGCACGGCATTCGTCTATGAATTTAGTGATTTCGACAATATTGTCGCGATTATGTGTCAAGTTGGCAGCCAAAAATTCTGCAGGGTAATGAACTTTTAAGTAAGCTGTTTGATAAGAAATCCACGAATAACAAGTAGCATGAGACTTATTAAAAGCATACTCAGCAAATTTTGTCCAATCATTCCATATTTTTTCTAATTTTTTTTTAGGACCAAATCCATTTTTAGTTGCACCTTGTATAAACTTATCATGAAATTGT of the Candidatus Azobacteroides pseudotrichonymphae genomovar. CFP2 genome contains:
- the argC gene encoding N-acetyl-gamma-glutamyl-phosphate reductase, with product MVKVGIIGGGGYTAGELIRLLINHPNVNIIFVHSYSNARNKIIDIHTGLIGEMDLIFSDSYDLNEIDVLFLCSAHGDSKKFIETHTIHTELKIIDLSIDFRHKENAGGFVYGLPELNKEIIRKAQYIANPGCFATAVQLALLPLAKKNLLRSEIHINAITGSTGAGVRPTASSHFSWRNNNISVYKAFTHQHLKEITESLNYEPSRFNFIPVRGNFSRGIFATVYTESNLDIKDAVQIYSNYYEDSAFTFISDKNPDLKQVINTNKCILHLEKHGNKLFIISIIDNLLKGASGQAVQNFNLICGLNEKTGLFLKANAF
- the trxA gene encoding thioredoxin → MAIQITDNNFNELLASTKPLIVDFWAEWCAPCRMIAPIIEELASEYKERVIIGKVNVDQNEELSSKYNIRSIPTLLFFKNGELVDKQIGGTSKNDIEVKIKTLL
- a CDS encoding argininosuccinate synthase, which gives rise to MKRKVVLAYSGGLDTSFCVMYLSQELGYEVYTALANTGGFTEEDLKKVEKRAYKLGAKKHVNLDITKEFYEKGIKYMIFGNVLRGATYPISVSSERIFQAIAIINYTKKIKADYVAHGSTGAGNDQVRFDLTFDVLAQGINIITPIRDMVLTREYEINYLKQHGFEADFIKMEYSINQGLWGTSIGGKETLRSEQTLPENAYPSQLQKQGEEILKISYEHGEISAANGKEYQDKVKAIQEIECIASRYAIGRDMHVGDTIIGIKGRVGFEAAAPLVIINAHRMLEKHTLTKWQQYWKDQLGNWYGMFLHEAQYLEPVMRDIESFLQSSQRNVTGTVIIRLRPYQYTLIGVESDFDLMKTNFGKYGEINKAWTPDDIKGFTKIMAIPSKIYHMIQEKNRKK
- a CDS encoding GNAT family N-acetyltransferase, producing the protein MNREIEILIANENHIRYVPTILKTIEDAAKVRGTGIAKRTLGYLEQKIREGKAVIAFLNGEFAGFCYIESWGNKQYVANSGLIVIDKFRGQGLAKKIKEKSFILSKEKYPKAKLFGLTSGAAVMKINTALGYVPVTFAELTDDEAFWRGCQGCVNYDILQRTNRRYCICTAMLYDPQKE